The following proteins are co-located in the Methanobrevibacter boviskoreani JH1 genome:
- the rpoA2 gene encoding DNA-directed RNA polymerase subunit A'' gives MASELTKDEVLEKVNEVVDSKNYNFPPKYREDITDAYIRRDLTDKELDTLVDKVEEAYERSFIQAGEAVGTVAAQSVGEPGTQMTMRTFHYAGVAELNVTLGLPRLIEIVDARKKISTPTMDIYLSSEENPENGLALNQDEEFVRKLANYIGKSTINDVLEDFNVNYAEMKVDAILNKDKIADKRLDYDDVISTIEKSFKKVKVDDNKFTFEPSKASIRELRLLADKVRDTQISGLKGIGKVIIRKEDEWIIHTEGSNLKDILKIDGIDNVRTTTNDIHEIYVVLGIEAARNAIIHEAYRTLSEQGLSVDIRHIMLVADMMTSEGVVKSIGRHGIGGEKSSVLARAAFEETGKHLLRASIHGETDKLTGVIENIIVGQPIPLGTGSVDVIMDKDQTEETTKSNRAKAKKTLKAIKKERAKSMY, from the coding sequence ATGAAGTTTTAGAAAAGGTAAATGAAGTAGTTGATAGTAAAAATTATAATTTCCCACCTAAATATAGGGAAGATATAACTGATGCATACATTAGAAGGGATCTTACCGATAAGGAGTTAGATACTTTAGTTGATAAAGTAGAAGAGGCTTATGAAAGATCCTTTATTCAGGCAGGTGAGGCTGTAGGTACTGTAGCTGCTCAATCTGTAGGTGAACCGGGTACTCAGATGACTATGCGTACTTTCCACTATGCGGGGGTAGCAGAATTAAACGTAACCTTAGGTTTACCTAGGCTTATTGAAATTGTAGATGCTCGTAAAAAGATTTCAACACCTACAATGGATATTTATTTGTCCTCTGAAGAAAATCCTGAAAATGGTTTAGCACTTAATCAAGATGAGGAATTTGTACGTAAACTTGCAAACTACATTGGTAAAAGTACCATAAATGATGTACTTGAGGATTTCAATGTAAACTATGCTGAAATGAAAGTGGATGCTATTTTAAACAAGGACAAAATTGCAGATAAAAGACTTGATTATGATGATGTAATTTCAACCATTGAAAAATCATTTAAAAAGGTTAAAGTTGATGATAATAAATTTACTTTTGAACCATCTAAGGCTTCCATTAGGGAATTACGTCTTTTAGCAGATAAGGTTAGAGATACTCAAATCAGTGGTTTAAAAGGTATTGGAAAAGTTATCATCAGAAAAGAAGATGAATGGATTATACATACTGAAGGTTCAAATCTTAAAGATATTCTTAAAATCGATGGAATTGACAATGTTAGAACAACTACAAACGATATCCATGAGATTTATGTTGTTTTAGGTATTGAAGCTGCACGTAATGCTATTATTCATGAAGCTTATAGAACCTTATCTGAACAAGGTCTTTCTGTTGATATTAGACATATTATGCTTGTAGCTGATATGATGACCTCTGAAGGTGTTGTAAAATCTATTGGTCGTCATGGTATTGGTGGAGAAAAATCTTCTGTCCTTGCTCGTGCGGCATTTGAGGAAACTGGTAAACACTTACTTAGGGCAAGTATTCATGGGGAAACCGATAAACTTACTGGTGTTATTGAAAACATTATTGTTGGTCAACCTATACCATTAGGTACTGGATCTGTAGATGTCATAATGGATAAAGATCAAACAGAAGAAACTACTAAATCCAATAGGGCTAAAGCTAAAAAAACCCTTAAGGCTATCAAAAAAGAAAGAGCTAAAAGTATGTATTAA